In one window of Streptomyces sp. NBC_00193 DNA:
- the malX gene encoding maltose/glucose-specific PTS transporter subunit IIBC, with product MKKTKAALWEFLQGLGKTFMLPVALLAFCGIMLGVGSSLSSPAVLQNLSFLDNEPLQLAFTWMSNTGLVAFKFLPVLFAMAIPLGLAREDKGVAAFSGFVGFASMNLAVNFFLTTRGVDFEDKGEIAHYGIADVLGVKSIDTGLLGAVAVGVIVALLHKRYRTKQLPDALAFFGGLRFVPIVSALAMSIVGLLVPLVWPTLGSWIASVGTGIAHAGVLGPFFFGMGEVLLRPIGLHHILVALFRFTDAGGAGVVCGENVSGALNLFYAQLSCPTPSGAAHTATQFLSQGKMAAYLGGLPGAALAIYHCAKRTMRPEIKALLVSGVVACVVGGVTEPLEFLFLFIAPWLYLIHAVLVGLGFLVSAVLGVYIGNTDGNIIDLLVFGVLQGTTTKWYLVPVIAAIWFAVYYFLFRWAITRFDLKTPGREDEPSDSPDSSEASDSGAADAAADADAPKAELVAGKYDPVAILEALGGPANIHALDNCITRLRMTVGDAALLDDARLKKLGAIAVVRLDEHNVQVIIGPQVQSVKDALAKLTPVG from the coding sequence ATGAAGAAGACGAAGGCCGCGCTCTGGGAATTCCTCCAGGGGCTGGGCAAGACCTTCATGCTGCCCGTGGCGCTCCTGGCCTTCTGCGGCATCATGCTGGGCGTCGGCTCCTCGCTCTCCAGTCCGGCCGTCCTGCAGAACCTCTCCTTCCTGGACAACGAACCCCTCCAGCTGGCGTTCACCTGGATGTCCAACACCGGTCTGGTCGCCTTCAAGTTCCTTCCGGTCCTCTTCGCGATGGCGATTCCGCTCGGCCTCGCACGTGAGGACAAGGGCGTCGCCGCCTTCTCCGGTTTCGTCGGCTTCGCCTCCATGAACCTCGCCGTCAACTTCTTCCTCACCACGCGCGGCGTGGACTTCGAGGACAAGGGCGAGATCGCGCACTACGGCATCGCCGACGTGCTCGGCGTGAAGTCCATCGACACCGGACTGCTCGGCGCGGTCGCCGTCGGTGTGATCGTGGCCCTGCTGCACAAGCGCTACCGCACCAAGCAGCTGCCCGACGCTCTCGCCTTCTTCGGCGGGCTGCGCTTCGTACCGATCGTCTCCGCCCTGGCCATGAGCATCGTCGGACTCCTCGTCCCGCTCGTCTGGCCCACCCTGGGAAGCTGGATCGCCTCCGTCGGCACGGGCATCGCGCACGCCGGAGTCCTCGGCCCCTTCTTCTTCGGCATGGGCGAGGTGCTGCTGCGCCCCATCGGACTGCACCACATCCTCGTCGCGCTGTTCCGCTTCACCGACGCCGGCGGCGCCGGGGTGGTCTGCGGAGAGAACGTCAGCGGCGCCCTGAACCTCTTCTACGCCCAGCTCTCCTGCCCCACCCCCTCCGGCGCGGCACACACCGCGACGCAGTTCCTGTCCCAGGGCAAGATGGCCGCGTACCTGGGTGGCCTGCCGGGCGCGGCGCTGGCCATCTACCACTGCGCCAAGCGCACCATGCGCCCGGAGATCAAGGCGCTGCTCGTCTCCGGCGTCGTCGCGTGCGTGGTCGGCGGGGTCACCGAGCCGCTCGAATTCCTCTTCCTCTTCATCGCCCCGTGGCTGTACCTGATTCACGCCGTCCTGGTCGGCCTCGGCTTCCTGGTCTCCGCCGTCCTCGGCGTGTACATCGGCAACACCGACGGCAACATCATCGACCTGCTGGTCTTCGGAGTCCTCCAGGGCACGACCACCAAGTGGTACCTGGTCCCGGTGATCGCCGCGATCTGGTTCGCCGTGTACTACTTCCTCTTCCGCTGGGCGATCACCAGGTTCGACCTGAAGACCCCCGGACGCGAGGACGAGCCCTCGGACTCCCCGGACTCCTCCGAGGCCTCGGACTCCGGGGCGGCGGACGCCGCAGCCGACGCGGACGCCCCGAAGGCCGAGCTGGTCGCCGGCAAGTACGACCCGGTCGCCATCCTCGAAGCCCTCGGCGGCCCGGCCAACATCCACGCCCTCGACAACTGCATCACCCGCCTGCGCATGACGGTCGGCGACGCCGCCCTGCTGGACGACGCCCGGCTGAAGAAGCTCGGAGCCATCGCCGTGGTCCGGCTCGACGAGCACAACGTGCAGGTCATCATCGGCCCCCAGGTGCAGTCCGTGAAGGACGCCCTCGCCAAGCTCACCCCGGTCGGCTGA
- a CDS encoding SigB/SigF/SigG family RNA polymerase sigma factor gives MEPAPTVLPPRIADPREVAPADARELTRLFFRRLHELDEGTPEYRYVRETLIEMNCSLVRFAIRPFRGRGDGGDLEDLLQVGTIGLIKAIDRFDPAREVEFASLAMPYITGEVKRHFRDTSWAVRVPRRLQELRIDLAKAKEELTALLDRSPTVADLAAHLSLTDEEVIEGLVAANGHTSGSLDAPGSERIDGRTEGHSLAETMGAEEPALERVEDIQTLAPLLERLSDRERRMLSMRFGEELTQAQIGAALGISQMQVSRLLTRVLAHLRASMLADPEQSGAGSEQQAESGCTGAAAGSGGDAA, from the coding sequence GTGGAGCCGGCGCCCACCGTGCTGCCGCCCCGGATCGCGGACCCCCGCGAGGTGGCCCCCGCGGACGCGCGCGAGCTGACGCGGCTCTTCTTCCGGCGGCTCCACGAGCTCGACGAGGGCACCCCCGAGTACCGGTACGTCCGCGAGACCCTCATCGAGATGAACTGCTCGCTCGTCCGGTTCGCGATCCGGCCCTTCCGCGGCCGCGGCGACGGGGGAGACCTCGAAGACCTGCTCCAGGTCGGCACCATCGGCCTGATCAAGGCCATCGACCGGTTCGACCCGGCCCGCGAGGTGGAGTTCGCCTCCCTCGCCATGCCGTACATCACGGGCGAGGTCAAACGGCACTTCCGCGACACCAGTTGGGCGGTCCGCGTACCGCGCCGGCTCCAGGAACTGCGGATCGACCTGGCCAAGGCCAAGGAAGAGCTGACCGCGCTCCTCGACCGGTCGCCGACGGTTGCGGACCTCGCCGCGCACCTCTCGCTCACCGACGAAGAGGTCATCGAGGGGCTCGTCGCCGCCAACGGCCACACCAGCGGCTCCCTCGACGCCCCGGGCTCCGAACGGATCGACGGCCGCACCGAGGGCCACAGCCTCGCCGAGACGATGGGGGCCGAGGAGCCGGCGCTGGAACGCGTCGAGGACATCCAGACCCTGGCACCGCTGCTGGAACGCCTCAGCGACCGCGAGCGCCGCATGCTGTCGATGCGCTTCGGCGAGGAGCTCACCCAGGCCCAGATCGGCGCCGCACTCGGCATCTCGCAGATGCAGGTCTCGCGCCTCCTGACCCGGGTGCTCGCCCATCTGCGGGCCTCGATGCTCGCCGACCCGGAACAGTCCGGAGCCGGGTCCGAGCAGCAAGCGGAATCCGGTTGCACGGGCGCAGCCGCGGGTTCGGGTGGCGACGCAGCGTAA
- a CDS encoding S8 family serine peptidase, translating into MFALASALALGVDTGASAASPPEGEVLYAGAPGAVGDSYLVLLDPARAQSRTEQGRAVVERFGGAVGRTYESAVNGFSVKMTERQARRLAADPAVATVAQNRKLRLDSTQPSPPSWGLDRIDQRRLPLNDSFTYATSAGLGVTAYVIDTGVNINHQDFGGRARYGYDAIDNDFVADDLHGHGTHVAGTVAGKTFGVAKKAKVVAVRVLDWNGEGTTEQVVAGIDWVTRNAVKPAVANMSLGGDPDTVLDAAVRGSIASGITYAVAAGNQNKDASTHSPARVSQALTVGATGVHDARSSYSNYGPLVDLFAPGDSITSAAYWSNDWDTVMSGTSMASPHVAGAAAVYLALHPTYTPAQVATYLKAKATTGAVLSPGKGSPVLSLYMGNTPNKVPVKRFSNETNYNVGDLKTIQSPITVSGIPGAAPAQLDVEVYVKHPDSGTLRIDLIAPDGTVYPIKDEYTDWGETNLIGLYGVNASSETANGVWKLRVFDAFAGNTGYVDAWALRF; encoded by the coding sequence GTGTTCGCACTCGCCTCGGCGCTCGCGCTCGGGGTGGACACCGGCGCCTCGGCCGCCTCACCACCGGAGGGGGAGGTCCTGTACGCCGGTGCGCCCGGAGCCGTCGGCGACAGCTACCTCGTCCTGCTGGACCCGGCGCGCGCGCAATCCCGTACGGAGCAGGGCCGGGCGGTGGTCGAACGGTTCGGCGGCGCGGTCGGCCGGACGTACGAATCGGCCGTCAACGGGTTCTCCGTCAAGATGACGGAACGTCAGGCACGACGGCTCGCCGCCGATCCGGCGGTGGCCACGGTGGCGCAGAACCGGAAACTGCGCCTGGACTCCACCCAGCCGAGCCCGCCGTCCTGGGGCCTTGACCGGATCGACCAGCGCAGGCTGCCGCTGAACGATTCCTTCACCTACGCGACCTCGGCCGGCCTGGGCGTGACCGCCTACGTCATCGACACCGGGGTCAACATCAACCACCAGGACTTCGGCGGACGTGCCCGGTACGGCTACGACGCCATCGACAACGACTTCGTGGCCGACGATCTGCACGGGCACGGTACGCACGTGGCCGGGACGGTCGCGGGCAAGACCTTCGGCGTGGCCAAGAAGGCGAAGGTGGTGGCCGTCCGCGTCCTCGACTGGAACGGCGAGGGCACGACGGAGCAGGTGGTCGCCGGCATCGACTGGGTCACCCGCAACGCCGTGAAGCCGGCCGTCGCGAACATGAGCCTGGGCGGGGACCCGGACACCGTGCTGGACGCGGCGGTCCGCGGCTCCATCGCCTCCGGGATCACCTACGCGGTGGCTGCCGGCAACCAGAACAAGGACGCCTCCACGCACTCGCCGGCCCGGGTCTCCCAGGCACTGACGGTCGGGGCGACGGGCGTCCACGACGCACGCTCCTCGTACTCCAACTACGGTCCGCTGGTGGACCTCTTCGCCCCGGGCGACTCCATCACCTCGGCGGCCTACTGGAGCAACGACTGGGACACCGTGATGTCGGGCACCTCGATGGCCAGCCCGCACGTGGCGGGTGCCGCGGCGGTCTACCTGGCGCTCCATCCGACCTACACCCCGGCCCAGGTGGCGACCTACCTGAAGGCCAAGGCCACCACGGGAGCGGTGCTCTCGCCCGGCAAGGGCTCCCCGGTGCTCTCCCTCTACATGGGGAACACGCCGAACAAGGTGCCCGTGAAGCGCTTCTCCAACGAAACGAACTACAACGTCGGGGACCTCAAGACCATCCAGTCCCCGATCACCGTCAGCGGGATACCGGGCGCCGCTCCGGCCCAGCTGGACGTGGAGGTGTACGTCAAGCACCCGGACTCCGGGACCCTGCGGATCGACCTGATCGCGCCCGACGGAACGGTGTACCCGATCAAGGACGAGTACACGGACTGGGGCGAGACCAACCTCATCGGGCTGTACGGGGTGAACGCCTCGTCCGAGACGGCCAACGGGGTGTGGAAACTGCGCGTGTTCGACGCCTTCGCCGGGAACACCGGGTACGTGGACGCGTGGGCGCTGCGCTTCTGA
- a CDS encoding MMPL family transporter, translated as MIRALTAFATRSPWKVIALWAVLGIALTILGQALVFRATQPSTGAFLPASYDSAAALKVAEEHFGVKPDANPLTVLVARADGAPLTAADERLIDSEAAKLTRQRITMPKPRDTPPFLVQDRSQVPRISPAMTAPDRSFRLLSVELTGNPMDPGMQDLYRAFRDHTRAAFAEADLRTGFTAGLADTVDTADAEETRSKIVGAAMLAVIVLLHVLVFRSVLAALLPLVAVSIIGGAAAGVVVGTALLTGIELDASTPQLISVVLVGIGIDYFLFLLFRFREHLRKHPEQSGRAAAAEVAGRVGTAITCAALTIVAAFATLAVATFGQFRVLGPAIAVSVLVMLLGSLTLMPAILAVTGRRMFWPSRALKHEPREGVAARMGSLVARRPLTLVLASVALLGALAAGMTGMRMDYGQSSAGGDHTASAATAAEIARALPAGVSDPAGVFVTVTDGGTLTAERLGGLSRALASVDGVGQVAPAVLSEDGRAARIDVFPTADPHGQEARDLVSGPVRDAVAAHRPKDTEAHVGGTAAIFSDIASAVDKDLKVVFPVAAALIALILFLLLRSLLAPVVLMLSVGLGFAATLGASTLVFQHAAGRPGVDFSLPLVLFLFVVALGTDYNILITDRIKEEMDRPGPARAAVARAVRHTAPAIATAGLVLALSFGSLAASQGSATQQIGFATGLGILLSAFVLSLVLVPALASLLGWSLWWPVRQRPTSEASVPGGGRHREPERIMTG; from the coding sequence TTGATCCGCGCCCTGACCGCCTTCGCCACCCGAAGTCCATGGAAGGTCATAGCCCTTTGGGCGGTGCTGGGCATCGCCCTGACGATCCTCGGCCAGGCGCTGGTGTTCCGCGCCACGCAGCCGAGCACCGGCGCGTTCCTTCCGGCCTCCTACGATTCGGCGGCCGCGCTGAAGGTCGCCGAGGAGCACTTCGGGGTCAAGCCCGATGCCAACCCGCTGACCGTCCTGGTGGCCCGCGCCGACGGTGCGCCGCTGACCGCCGCCGACGAGCGGCTGATCGACTCCGAGGCGGCGAAGCTGACCCGGCAGCGGATCACCATGCCGAAGCCCCGGGACACCCCGCCCTTCCTGGTGCAGGACCGTTCCCAGGTGCCCCGGATCAGCCCGGCGATGACGGCGCCCGACCGGAGCTTCCGGCTGCTGTCGGTCGAGCTGACCGGCAATCCCATGGATCCCGGGATGCAGGACCTGTACCGGGCCTTCCGGGACCACACCCGGGCCGCCTTCGCGGAGGCGGACCTGCGGACCGGGTTCACCGCCGGGCTCGCGGACACCGTGGACACCGCCGACGCGGAGGAGACCCGGTCGAAGATCGTGGGCGCCGCGATGCTCGCGGTGATCGTACTGCTGCACGTGCTGGTGTTCCGCAGCGTCCTGGCGGCGTTGCTGCCGCTGGTCGCCGTCAGCATCATCGGCGGGGCCGCGGCCGGGGTCGTCGTCGGCACCGCGCTGCTGACCGGAATCGAACTCGACGCGTCCACGCCCCAGTTGATCAGTGTGGTGCTGGTGGGCATCGGCATCGACTACTTCCTCTTCCTGCTCTTCCGCTTCCGCGAGCACCTGCGCAAGCACCCGGAGCAGTCGGGCCGGGCCGCGGCGGCCGAGGTCGCCGGCCGGGTCGGTACGGCGATCACCTGTGCGGCACTGACCATCGTCGCCGCGTTCGCCACCCTCGCGGTGGCCACCTTCGGCCAGTTCCGGGTGCTGGGCCCGGCCATCGCCGTGTCCGTGCTGGTGATGCTGCTCGGCAGCCTGACCCTGATGCCGGCCATCCTCGCCGTCACCGGCCGCAGGATGTTCTGGCCCTCGCGGGCGCTGAAGCATGAGCCGCGCGAGGGCGTGGCCGCCCGGATGGGCAGCCTCGTGGCACGACGGCCGCTGACCCTGGTGCTGGCCTCGGTGGCCCTGCTGGGGGCCCTGGCCGCGGGGATGACCGGGATGCGGATGGACTACGGGCAGAGCAGCGCGGGCGGGGACCACACGGCTTCGGCGGCGACGGCGGCCGAGATCGCCCGCGCACTGCCCGCCGGGGTGTCGGATCCGGCCGGCGTGTTCGTGACCGTCACCGACGGGGGCACGCTGACGGCCGAGCGCCTCGGCGGACTCTCCCGCGCGCTGGCCTCGGTCGACGGAGTGGGCCAGGTGGCGCCGGCGGTGCTGAGCGAGGACGGCCGGGCGGCCCGCATCGACGTGTTCCCGACCGCGGATCCGCACGGACAGGAGGCCCGCGACCTGGTGTCCGGCCCGGTCCGGGACGCGGTGGCCGCGCACCGGCCGAAGGACACCGAGGCACATGTCGGCGGTACCGCGGCGATCTTCTCCGACATCGCGTCCGCCGTGGACAAGGACCTGAAGGTGGTCTTCCCCGTGGCCGCGGCCCTGATCGCGCTGATCCTGTTCCTGCTGCTGCGCAGCCTGCTCGCGCCGGTGGTCCTGATGCTTTCCGTGGGTCTGGGCTTCGCGGCCACGCTGGGTGCCTCGACGCTGGTGTTCCAGCACGCGGCGGGCCGGCCGGGCGTCGACTTCTCGCTGCCGCTGGTGCTGTTCCTCTTCGTGGTCGCGCTGGGCACCGACTACAACATCCTGATCACCGACCGGATCAAGGAGGAGATGGACCGGCCCGGTCCGGCCCGTGCGGCCGTGGCCCGGGCCGTGCGCCACACGGCGCCCGCCATCGCGACCGCGGGCCTGGTGCTGGCGCTGTCCTTCGGGAGCCTGGCCGCGAGTCAGGGCTCCGCGACGCAGCAGATCGGCTTCGCCACGGGCCTCGGGATCCTGCTCTCCGCGTTCGTGCTCTCCCTCGTGCTGGTGCCGGCCCTGGCCTCGCTCCTGGGCTGGTCCCTGTGGTGGCCGGTCAGGCAGCGTCCGACGTCCGAGGCGTCGGTGCCGGGCGGCGGCAGGCACCGGGAGCCCGAGCGGATCATGACCGGCTGA
- a CDS encoding ABC transporter permease/substrate binding protein, producing MPRLNLGSWVDSGVDFLQSHLSWLFDAIAALVTGLYDGIEAVLSAPNPLLLAGVLAVAAWWLRGLLAALLAFAGFALVDSVALWPEAMSTLALVLVATLVTLVFAIPMGIWASRSDKVSATLKPVLDFMQTMPAMVYLIPGIIFFGVGVVPGIIATIIFSLAPGVRMTELGIRQVDAELVEAAEAFGTTPRNTLVRVQLPLALPTIMAGINQVIMLGLSMVVIAGMVGGGGLGGAVYRAIGSVDIGLGFEAGISIVILAMYLDRITGALGRQVSPLGRRALAKARSAATGTAKVWSHRPQPVFAVASAVVLSLVAGGLGIFGDSGKSQVNAVGGAGVENIGKGRKLSIGYIPWDEGIASTFLWKELLERRGYQVEAKQLELGALFTGLAGGQVDFQTDAWLPTTQSEYWKKYGNKLDDLGTWYEPTSIELAVPSYMKDVKTLADLKGKAGEFKGRIIGIEPSAGAMGLLKDKVLPQYGLDGEYKVVDGSTPGMLAELKRAYEKKEPVAVVLWSPHWAYASYELTKLEDPQGAWGKGDGIHNVARKGFAADEPKVAQWLSSFKLTEAQLTGLEAKIQESGKGKEQQAVRAWLAEHPEVAKLA from the coding sequence ATGCCCCGCCTGAACCTCGGATCCTGGGTCGACAGCGGTGTCGACTTCCTGCAGAGCCACCTGTCCTGGCTGTTCGACGCCATCGCCGCGCTCGTCACCGGGCTCTACGACGGCATCGAAGCCGTCCTGTCCGCGCCGAACCCCCTGCTGCTGGCCGGCGTCCTCGCCGTCGCCGCCTGGTGGCTGCGCGGTCTGCTCGCCGCCCTGCTCGCCTTCGCCGGCTTCGCGCTCGTCGACTCCGTCGCCCTGTGGCCCGAAGCCATGTCCACGCTCGCGCTGGTCCTGGTCGCCACCCTGGTCACGCTGGTCTTCGCGATCCCGATGGGCATCTGGGCCTCGCGCTCCGACAAGGTCAGCGCCACCCTGAAGCCCGTCCTGGACTTCATGCAGACCATGCCGGCCATGGTCTACCTCATCCCCGGCATCATCTTCTTCGGGGTCGGCGTGGTGCCCGGCATCATCGCCACCATCATCTTCTCGCTGGCGCCCGGCGTCCGGATGACCGAGCTCGGCATCCGGCAGGTCGACGCGGAACTCGTCGAGGCCGCCGAGGCCTTCGGCACCACCCCGCGCAACACCCTCGTACGGGTCCAGCTCCCGCTGGCGCTGCCCACCATCATGGCGGGCATCAACCAGGTCATCATGCTGGGCCTGTCCATGGTGGTCATCGCCGGCATGGTCGGCGGCGGCGGCCTCGGCGGCGCCGTCTACCGGGCCATCGGCAGCGTGGACATCGGCCTCGGCTTCGAGGCCGGCATCTCCATCGTCATCCTCGCCATGTACCTGGACCGGATCACGGGGGCCCTGGGCCGCCAGGTCTCCCCGCTCGGCCGCCGCGCCCTCGCCAAGGCGCGCTCCGCCGCCACCGGCACCGCCAAGGTGTGGAGCCACCGGCCGCAGCCCGTCTTCGCCGTGGCCTCGGCCGTGGTGCTGTCCCTGGTCGCGGGCGGCCTCGGAATCTTCGGCGACTCCGGGAAATCGCAGGTCAACGCCGTCGGCGGGGCCGGTGTCGAGAACATCGGCAAGGGCCGCAAGCTCAGCATCGGCTACATCCCGTGGGACGAGGGCATCGCCTCCACGTTCCTCTGGAAGGAGCTCCTGGAGCGCCGCGGGTACCAGGTCGAGGCCAAGCAGCTGGAACTCGGCGCGCTCTTCACCGGGCTCGCCGGGGGCCAGGTCGACTTCCAGACCGATGCCTGGCTGCCGACCACGCAGTCCGAGTACTGGAAGAAGTACGGCAACAAGCTGGACGACCTCGGCACCTGGTACGAGCCGACCTCCATCGAGCTGGCCGTCCCCTCCTACATGAAGGACGTGAAGACCCTCGCCGACCTGAAGGGCAAGGCGGGGGAGTTCAAGGGCCGGATCATCGGCATCGAGCCCAGCGCCGGCGCGATGGGCCTCCTCAAGGACAAGGTGCTGCCGCAGTACGGGCTCGACGGCGAGTACAAGGTCGTCGACGGATCGACCCCGGGCATGCTCGCCGAGCTCAAGCGGGCCTATGAGAAGAAGGAGCCCGTCGCGGTCGTCCTCTGGTCGCCGCACTGGGCGTACGCCTCCTACGAGCTGACCAAGCTCGAGGATCCCCAGGGCGCCTGGGGCAAGGGGGACGGCATCCACAACGTCGCCCGCAAGGGCTTCGCGGCCGACGAGCCGAAGGTCGCCCAGTGGCTGAGCTCCTTCAAGCTGACCGAGGCCCAGCTGACCGGCCTGGAGGCCAAGATCCAGGAATCCGGGAAGGGCAAGGAACAGCAGGCCGTCCGCGCCTGGCTGGCCGAGCACCCCGAGGTCGCCAAGCTCGCCTGA
- a CDS encoding MalY/PatB family protein — protein sequence MTDIHAPAAYEFDAPVDRHGTWCTQWDYVEDRFGAPDLLPFTISDMDFETAPEVLAALRGRLEHGVLGYSRWRHEDFLEAVRHWYAARYDTPIAADRIAYAPAVLYQLGRILDLWTSPGDRVVVHTPAYDAFPRLLAARDREMRGVPLHDEEALERELARPDTTALLLCSPHNPTGHVWSADELERMAELCARHGVAVISDEIHSDLAHAPHRHRPWALHGRPGTRWAVVTSASKSFNIPALTGSYGIFGDTESCERYLTLLKDADGLSSPAVLSVAGHIAAYREGGAWLDALNAYVAQNLDMVRERLVRAFPALDWRPPKAGCLAWIDLRPLAVPDDVLQRELIHTEKVAIMPGTAYGPEGAGFVRLNVGCPRSKAETGVEALIRALRTTSGTTARTAPGAPSGAATGPAAEGN from the coding sequence ATGACCGACATCCACGCCCCCGCCGCGTACGAGTTCGATGCGCCGGTCGACCGGCACGGCACCTGGTGCACCCAGTGGGATTACGTCGAGGACCGCTTCGGAGCCCCGGACCTGCTTCCCTTCACGATCTCCGACATGGACTTCGAGACCGCTCCCGAGGTGCTCGCCGCCCTGCGCGGCCGCCTGGAGCACGGGGTCCTCGGCTACTCCCGCTGGCGCCACGAGGACTTCCTCGAAGCGGTCCGGCACTGGTACGCCGCCCGCTACGACACACCGATCGCCGCAGACCGCATCGCCTACGCCCCCGCCGTCCTCTACCAGCTCGGCCGGATCCTGGACCTCTGGACCTCGCCCGGCGACCGGGTCGTCGTCCACACCCCGGCCTACGACGCCTTCCCGCGGCTGCTCGCGGCCCGGGACCGGGAGATGCGCGGAGTCCCGCTCCACGACGAGGAGGCCCTGGAGCGGGAGTTGGCCCGCCCCGACACCACCGCCCTGCTGCTCTGCTCCCCGCACAACCCGACCGGCCACGTATGGAGCGCGGACGAGCTGGAGCGGATGGCGGAGCTGTGCGCACGCCACGGGGTCGCGGTGATCAGTGACGAGATTCACTCCGACCTCGCGCACGCCCCCCACCGGCACCGCCCCTGGGCGCTGCACGGCCGCCCCGGCACCCGCTGGGCCGTCGTCACCTCCGCCTCGAAGTCCTTCAACATCCCCGCACTGACCGGCAGTTACGGCATCTTCGGCGACACGGAGTCCTGCGAGCGCTACCTCACCCTCCTCAAGGACGCCGACGGACTGTCCTCCCCGGCCGTCCTCTCCGTGGCCGGACACATCGCCGCCTACCGCGAGGGCGGAGCGTGGCTCGACGCGCTCAACGCGTACGTCGCGCAGAACCTGGACATGGTGCGGGAGCGCCTCGTACGGGCCTTCCCCGCGCTCGACTGGCGCCCCCCGAAGGCCGGCTGCCTCGCCTGGATCGATCTCCGGCCCCTCGCGGTTCCCGACGACGTGCTCCAACGTGAGCTGATTCATACCGAGAAGGTGGCGATCATGCCGGGAACCGCCTACGGGCCCGAGGGCGCGGGCTTCGTGCGCCTCAACGTGGGATGCCCGCGCTCCAAGGCGGAGACGGGCGTCGAGGCCCTGATCCGGGCGCTCCGCACCACGTCGGGCACCACGGCCCGAACCGCCCCCGGAGCCCCTTCCGGTGCGGCGACCGGGCCCGCCGCCGAAGGGAATTGA
- a CDS encoding betaine/proline/choline family ABC transporter ATP-binding protein — protein MSTLIAEHVYKVFGQGPDNGAAVEKAVRALESGETDRDELRAEGTTAAVIDASFRVEPGQIFVVMGLSGSGKSTLLRMLNGLLEPTAGRILFDGEDLTALSPAEMRRVRSTKISMVFQHFALFPHRDVLENAGYGLEVQGVPRAERERRAAEALALCGLGGWEKSWPDELSGGMQQRVGLARALATDADLLLMDESFSALDPLIRRDMQDQLLELQKSLGKTIVFITHDLNEAMRLGDSIAVMRDGRIVQQGTAEDILTRPADDYVASFIQDVDRSRVLTADAVMTGDPGGRPDCGCPTVSAGTPLADVCAVSARVPHDVAVTAEDGTVVGSVPQGRLVAFIGDERRAVLDCAEVAA, from the coding sequence GTGTCCACGCTCATAGCCGAGCACGTGTACAAGGTGTTCGGTCAAGGACCCGACAACGGCGCGGCCGTCGAGAAGGCGGTCCGCGCGCTCGAAAGCGGCGAGACCGACCGCGACGAGCTGCGCGCCGAGGGAACGACGGCGGCGGTGATCGACGCCTCGTTCCGCGTCGAGCCCGGCCAGATCTTCGTCGTGATGGGTCTGTCGGGCTCGGGCAAGTCCACCTTGCTGCGCATGCTCAACGGCCTGCTGGAGCCCACCGCGGGCCGGATCCTCTTCGACGGGGAGGACCTCACCGCACTCTCGCCGGCCGAGATGCGCCGCGTACGCTCCACCAAGATCAGCATGGTCTTCCAGCACTTCGCCCTGTTCCCGCACCGCGACGTGCTGGAGAACGCGGGCTACGGCCTGGAGGTCCAGGGTGTCCCCCGGGCCGAGCGCGAACGGCGGGCCGCCGAAGCGCTGGCCCTCTGCGGGCTCGGCGGCTGGGAGAAGTCCTGGCCCGACGAGCTGTCCGGCGGCATGCAGCAGCGCGTCGGCCTCGCCCGCGCCCTGGCCACCGACGCCGACCTGCTGCTGATGGACGAGTCCTTCAGCGCGCTCGACCCCCTGATCCGCCGCGACATGCAGGACCAGCTGCTCGAACTCCAGAAGAGCCTGGGCAAGACCATCGTCTTCATCACCCACGACCTCAACGAGGCCATGCGGCTCGGCGACTCCATCGCCGTCATGCGCGACGGCCGCATCGTCCAGCAGGGCACGGCCGAGGACATCCTCACCCGCCCCGCCGACGACTACGTCGCCTCGTTCATCCAGGACGTGGACCGCTCGCGGGTGCTGACGGCCGACGCCGTCATGACGGGGGACCCCGGAGGCCGGCCGGACTGCGGCTGTCCCACCGTCTCCGCCGGCACCCCGCTGGCCGACGTGTGCGCCGTCAGCGCCCGCGTCCCGCACGACGTCGCCGTCACCGCCGAGGACGGCACCGTCGTCGGCTCCGTCCCGCAGGGCCGCCTCGTCGCCTTCATCGGCGACGAGCGACGCGCCGTGCTGGACTGCGCGGAGGTGGCTGCCTGA